From a region of the Zingiber officinale cultivar Zhangliang chromosome 4B, Zo_v1.1, whole genome shotgun sequence genome:
- the LOC121977774 gene encoding protein C2-DOMAIN ABA-RELATED 3-like — MENLLGLLRVRVVKGINLAYRDATGSDPYVVVRMGNQKLKTSVKKNNVNPIWNEDLTLTVSNPLQPVKLKVYDKDTFSRDDKMGDAEIDIEPFVEAVKMNLSGLPNGTTIRRVYPNRQNCLADESGIVWRDDKVVQDIILRLRNVESGELELQLMWISIPGAAGF, encoded by the exons ATGGAGAACTTGTTAGGGCTCCTGAGGGTGCGGGTGGTCAAAGGGATCAATCTCGCCTATCGTGATGCCACCGGAAGCGACCCCTACGTTGTCGTTCGCATGGGCAATCAG AAATTGAAGACTAGCGTGAAGAAGAACAATGTCAATCCAATTTGGAATGAAGATTTGACTCTCACCGTTTCAAATCCTCTTCAGCCAGTGAAACTT AAAGTATACGACAAGGATACCTTCAGTCGCGATGACAAAATGGGAGATGCGGAGATCGACATTGAGCCGTTCGTGGAAGCTGTGAAGATGAACCTATCTGGGCTCCCTAATGGCACCACAATAAGGAGAGTGTATCCCAATAGGCAAAACTGCTTGGCGGACGAGAGTGGCATCGTGTGGAGAGATGACAAGGTGGTGCAAGACATCATACTTAGGCTCAGAAATGTCGAGAGTGGCGAATTGGAGCTACAACTGATGTGGATTAGCATACCAGGCGCTGCGGGCTTTTAG
- the LOC121975712 gene encoding elongation factor 1-gamma 2-like, whose translation MALVFHGGNGNKNAFKSLIAAEYTGVQIELAKNFEMGVSNKTPEFLKMNPIGKIPVLETPDGPIFESNAIARYVTRLKENNPLYGSSLIDFAHIEQWIDFSSMEIDVNIARWLYPRVGYIPYLAPAEELAITSLKRALGALNTHLASNTYLVGHSITLADIIMTCNLYVGFSRILVKSFTSEFPHVERYFWTLVNQPNFHKVLGEVKQTDSVPAISSQKKPVQPKEPAKPQEVKKEPKQQPAKPKTPEVNEEEEDAPKPKPKNPLDLLPPSKMILDEWKRLYSNTKTNFREVAIKGFWDMYDPEGYSLWFCDYKYNDENTVSFVTLNKVGGFLQRMDLARKYAFGKMLVIGSEPPFKVKGLWLFRGQEIPKFVFDEVYDMELYDWVKVDISDEIQKERANAMIEDQEPFEGEALLDAKCFK comes from the exons ATGGCGCTG GTTTTTCACGGTGGAAATGGAAACAAGAACGCTTTCAAGTCACTCATTGCTGCAGAGTACACTGGGGTTCAAATTGAGCTGGCTAAGAATTTTGAAATGGGTGTATCTAATAAAACTCCAGAGTTTCTCAAGATGAACCCAATAGGGAAG ATACCTGTGTTGGAGACACCAGATGGCCCGATTTTTGAGAGCAATGCTATAGCTCGATATG TTACACGCCTGAAGGAGAATAATCCTCTTTATGGCTCTTCGCTCATTGACTTT GCCCACATTGAACAGTGGATTGATTTTTCATCTATGGAAATTGATGTAAATATTGCACGGTGGCTCTATCCACGAGTTGGATACATCCCTTACCTTGCTCCT GCTGAGGAACTAGCGATAACTAGTTTAAAGAGGGCACTCGGAGCTTTGAATACTCACCTTGCTTCTAACACATACCTTGTTGGCCATTCAATTACACTAGCTGATATTATTATGACATGCAACTTATATGTTGGATTTTCTCGAATCTTGGTTAAGAGTTTCACCTCAGAGTTCCCCCACGTGGAAAGGTATTTCTGGACTCTGGTTAATCAACCTAATTTCCATAAGGTGTTAGGTGAGGTGAAGCAGACAGACTCAGTTCCAGCTATTTCTTCACAAAAGAAACCTGTTCAACCTAAAGAACCAGCTAAGCCTCAGGAAGTTAAGAAAGAACCAAAACAGCAGCCTGCAAAGCCAAAAACACCTGAAGtaaatgaggaagaggaggatgCTCCGAAGCCTAAGCCAAAAAATCCTTTAGATCTACTTCCCCCTAGTAAAATGATATTGGATGAATGGAAGAGGCTTTATTCCAATACAAAAACCAACTTCCGTGAGGTTGCTATTAAAG GTTTCTGGGACATGTATGATCCTGAGGGCTACTCTCTATGGTTCTGTGACTACAAGTACAACGATGAAAATACAGTATCATTTGTGACCCTGAACAAGGTGGGTGGGTTCTTGCAGCGCATGGACTTGGCACGAAAATATGCATTTGGTAAGATGCTGGTGATTGGTTCTGAGCCTCCATTCAAGGTGAAGGGGCTGTGGCTTTTCCGAGGGCAGGAAATTCCAAAGTTTGTGTTCGATGAGGTCTATGACATGGAGCTCTATGATTGGGTAAAGGTTGATATCTCAGATGAAATACAGAAGGAGAGAGCTAATGCCATGATCGAAGATCAGGAGCCTTTCGAAGGCGAGGCCTTATTGGATGCCAAGTGCTTCAAGTAA